The proteins below are encoded in one region of Effusibacillus dendaii:
- a CDS encoding LOG family protein produces the protein MKRICVFAGSNLGTHPDYRQSAVRLGEEIVKNGLELVYGGSKVGLMGEVANKVLEHGGRVIGVMPTGLFRGELVHTDLSELIEVKDMHERKAVMGKLADAYIALPGGLGTFEELFEAASWSQLGIHQKPIGVLNIADYYTPLIGMIEHAVNAGFVKDVHKQLLIAASDAGTLIQKLKQYRPPTLGNKWNQLSESDSKV, from the coding sequence ATGAAACGGATTTGTGTGTTTGCAGGTTCGAACTTGGGTACCCACCCGGATTACAGACAGAGCGCTGTCCGACTAGGGGAGGAGATTGTCAAAAACGGCCTGGAATTGGTCTATGGAGGTTCAAAAGTTGGCCTCATGGGGGAAGTAGCAAACAAGGTGCTTGAACATGGGGGCAGGGTGATCGGAGTCATGCCCACCGGGTTGTTTCGTGGGGAACTGGTGCATACCGATTTGTCCGAACTGATTGAAGTGAAAGATATGCACGAAAGAAAGGCGGTTATGGGCAAGCTGGCCGATGCGTATATCGCATTGCCTGGAGGACTCGGTACTTTTGAGGAACTGTTCGAAGCAGCAAGCTGGTCCCAGCTTGGGATTCATCAAAAACCGATCGGTGTTTTGAATATTGCTGACTATTACACGCCTCTTATCGGGATGATCGAACACGCTGTAAATGCCGGTTTTGTCAAAGACGTACATAAACAGCTTTTGATTGCGGCTTCTGATGCAGGTACACTCATCCAGAAATTAAAACAGTACCGACCTCCCACTCTGGGAAACAAATGGAACCAGCTTTCGGAAAGTGATAGCAAAGTATGA
- a CDS encoding N-acetyltransferase: protein MSDVNTLQVKKAAILNDLFVAPVMRGQKVGERLFPNMFVLYTKHDFAYMTWETAKDNLVLNRCMRRWGTTLQLAAV from the coding sequence ATGAGCGATGTGAATACCTTACAGGTAAAAAAAGCTGCTATTTTAAACGATTTATTTGTTGCACCGGTTATGAGAGGGCAAAAAGTGGGAGAAAGACTGTTTCCAAACATGTTTGTCCTATATACGAAGCATGATTTTGCTTATATGACCTGGGAAACGGCTAAGGATAACCTGGTGCTCAATCGTTGTATGAGAAGATGGGGGACAACGCTCCAATTGGCTGCAGTATGA
- a CDS encoding CGNR zinc finger domain-containing protein translates to MSDREEFPLISGYLSVDLVNTEIVRRGVRHDLLESEADLMYWIETMQERGALFTQQFGCDVNRLSSVALDSVRDLRVFLRKGFERIADGGQVAEEWQFHLEQRIAKAPFSYKMILEKLIPIPIGHPADALVSLIAFDALRLLSTGDLLTLHHCGNPDCVLLFMDASGRRKWCSMKICGNRVKVARHQTRRSGGK, encoded by the coding sequence GGTAAACACTGAGATTGTACGACGGGGTGTGCGCCATGATTTGCTGGAGTCTGAAGCGGATCTCATGTACTGGATTGAAACAATGCAAGAAAGAGGTGCTTTGTTCACCCAGCAGTTCGGTTGTGATGTAAACCGGTTGTCGTCGGTGGCTTTAGATTCGGTACGAGATTTACGCGTCTTTTTGAGAAAAGGATTTGAAAGAATCGCCGATGGGGGCCAAGTGGCGGAGGAATGGCAATTTCACTTGGAGCAGCGAATAGCGAAGGCGCCATTTTCGTACAAGATGATCTTGGAAAAACTGATTCCCATTCCAATCGGTCATCCGGCCGATGCACTAGTGTCCCTTATAGCGTTTGATGCATTGCGTTTACTGTCGACAGGAGATTTACTGACCCTTCACCACTGTGGAAACCCCGATTGTGTTTTATTATTTATGGACGCCAGCGGTCGGCGTAAATGGTGCTCAATGAAAATTTGCGGAAACCGAGTTAAAGTGGCCCGTCATCAAACAAGAAGAAGTGGAGGCAAGTGA